AAACCAAGCGTGCCGACTTTTTAATACCTATTGTGACGTCACAGCCGAAATTTAGTGACGGGAAATCCAAACCGATTCAAAGACACCGATGCCGCCGATGCCACTAGTTACTAGCTTTGCTACCAGCTTACATTATACCGTTAGTCTTTTCTTATGACGCGCGTGGACTGAAGTTAGCGGCGATCGACCTTGACGCTTGGTCGGGGTTCGGACACGCGAAGTACATGCATTTGCGTTTTCTATGTAAATCTATATCTGTGATGTAAATATTCATTACATATACAAtagtattacatttaaaaataaaataaaaatatgtcaattaatttccaatatttataaaagtaacgtcaaaaaataagtatttaaacaaacaaatgtttgtttaaatacttattttaataatgttataataataaaacgttttcCAGGAGAAAGATTAACGAGGAAAAAAACCAACGTACTCATGAATCTCCTGACAATAACGACTCCTGTGTtgattcaaaaaataataatcgtgACAATGTAAGTATTTACTATCAGCTAGTATAATTAGCTATtcatacttaaatttaaatcagtaTATATTTAGCAGTCATCTGGGTAAATTAATCAGTAAATTAGAGGCTTTTACTAAACCCCGGTTTCCAATTAAATCATTGTCTAATAACCAGCCAAGTAATTGAGCGCAATATTAAACCAGATGGCTGAATGTCGTGTagtcatttatattaaatcagaTACCTATTTATGGATTTGTGATGTTTGGGTAAGGTGACCAAGTAAGTTGTACGCAATGTAACTTGGAGGTATCTCCAAGTTTTcctactattttattattatttaaaataaaatgttaatccagttctttattttttttaataggaatTATTTGATGCACTCATATCGGATCTGGAAAAAATAGAtgagaaaaaacaaaatatacatttagaaGAAACGGCAAATATTGAAGAGTTTGAATTGGTATATAACGT
This genomic stretch from Pieris napi chromosome 19, ilPieNapi1.2, whole genome shotgun sequence harbors:
- the LOC125059077 gene encoding uncharacterized protein LOC125059077, which encodes MFLSSCHIAILLKNNIITGMGNKRKKYSCSRNAKSAANARQSKRRKINEEKNQRTHESPDNNDSCVDSKNNNRDNELFDALISDLEKIDEKKQNIHLEETANIEEFELEVEPQKHIIPRISLIKSKS